A single Brucella intermedia LMG 3301 DNA region contains:
- a CDS encoding N-acetylmuramoyl-L-alanine amidase, with amino-acid sequence MSSAHEIENELLEELALVRPDFVGAMLDPSPNFGPRRDGKMPTFLILHYTGLETAEEAVQVLKSPDMEVSAHYLVHEDGRIVQMVSEKARAWHAGQSFWKGETDINSASIGIEIVNPGNLQDYPPFKDAQIEAVIRLCRDICERQAIRPENVLAHSDIAPSRKTDPGHNFPWKRLHEAGIAHYIEPTPIRGGRFLARGENGQPVEALQSMLALYGYGIAITGIFDEDTETVIKAFQRHFRPQNVDGVADVSTIDTLYRLIFSLQNVTA; translated from the coding sequence ATGAGCAGCGCACACGAAATCGAGAACGAATTGTTGGAGGAGCTGGCGCTTGTCCGGCCTGATTTCGTCGGTGCAATGCTTGACCCGTCGCCCAATTTCGGTCCGCGCCGCGACGGCAAGATGCCAACCTTTCTCATTCTCCACTATACGGGTCTGGAAACCGCCGAAGAAGCGGTGCAGGTCCTGAAGTCGCCGGATATGGAAGTTTCCGCGCATTATCTCGTCCATGAAGACGGGCGGATCGTGCAGATGGTGTCCGAAAAGGCGCGGGCCTGGCACGCAGGCCAGAGCTTCTGGAAGGGCGAAACGGACATCAATTCGGCTTCCATCGGCATAGAGATCGTCAACCCGGGCAACCTCCAGGATTATCCGCCGTTCAAGGATGCACAGATCGAGGCGGTTATCCGCCTTTGCCGCGACATATGCGAGCGCCAGGCCATCAGACCGGAGAATGTGCTGGCCCATTCGGACATCGCTCCGTCCCGCAAGACCGATCCCGGCCATAATTTTCCGTGGAAGCGGCTTCATGAGGCAGGTATCGCCCATTACATCGAGCCGACGCCGATCCGCGGCGGAAGGTTTCTCGCAAGGGGCGAAAACGGCCAGCCGGTCGAAGCCTTGCAGTCCATGCTGGCGCTTTACGGCTACGGAATTGCCATCACTGGCATCTTCGATGAGGATACGGAGACCGTGATTAAGGCCTTTCAGCGCCATTTTCGGCCACAGAATGTGGACGGCGTGGCCGATGTTTCTACCATAGATACCCTCTACAGGCTGATTTTTTCCCTGCAAAATGTTACCGCCTGA